The Zingiber officinale cultivar Zhangliang chromosome 10A, Zo_v1.1, whole genome shotgun sequence genome contains a region encoding:
- the LOC122026233 gene encoding uncharacterized protein LOC122026233 yields MTDKTESTLKDADIHSLQKQWDEILCPICMEHPHNAVVLICTSYEKGCRSYVCDTSYRHSNCLDRFRKLRMCSGDNTSGSASTITENVDAERPHSSSLYGTDPSSPHPATALANAVEAHDNFSIDGVIPGELDEFFDDPELRQAQDGYQASHSEGNMSSDGSGGGDEPEVNCLKCPLCRGAVLGWMIVKEARQYMDLKLRSCSRESCSFSGNYKELRKHARRVHPMTRPAEVDPSRQQAWHHMERQQEYHDILSALRSAMPGAVVLGDYVIDEGDGLSGDGSGPWWPTTLLLLHMLGSPLGSLDDRRSSRAWRTRRRSSMRRYLWGENLLGTQEYDDWNSDNDILTRRRRRRITRPRHDEEHQQ; encoded by the coding sequence ATGACAGATAAAACAGAAAGCACCTTGAAGGATGCTGATATACACTCCCTCCAAAAGCAATGGGATGAGATTTTGTGCCCTATTTGTATGGAACATCCACACAATGCAGTAGTTCTTATCTGCACTTCATATGAAAAAGGTTGCAGATCTTACGTTTGCGATACAAGTTACAGGCATTCAAATTGTCTAGATAGATTCAGGAAACTAAGAATGTGCTCTGGTGATAACACATCTGGTTCTGCTTCTACTATCACTGAGAATGTTGATGCAGAGAGACCTCACTCGAGCTCTCTTTATGGTACAGATCCTTCTTCCCCTCATCCAGCAACAGCACTAGCAAACGCTGTTGAAGCCCATGACAATTTTAGCATTGATGGTGTAATACCTGGTGAGCTAGATGAATTTTTTGATGACCCAGAGCTCAGACAAGCACAAGATGGATATCAAGCATCTCATTCAGAGGGCAATATGAGTTCTGATGGATCTGGTGGTGGTGATGAACCCGAGGTTAACTGCTTGAAGTGCCCTCTCTGCCGAGGTGCTGTACTAGGTTGGATGATTGTCAAAGAAGCTAGACAATATATGGATTTGAAGTTAAGAAGTTGCTCCAGAGAATCATGCTCATTTTCTGGCAACTACAAGGAACTCCGTAAACATGCCCGGAGAGTACACCCCATGACTAGGCCTGCTGAGGTTGATCCATCAAGGCAACAAGCTTGGCATCACATGGAACGCCAGCAGGAGTATCATGATATTCTCAGTGCACTTAGATCTGCGATGCCAGGTGCTGTAGTGCTGGGAGATTATGTTATAGATGAGGGCGATGGCCTTTCAGGCGATGGGAGTGGCCCATGGTGGCCTACAACACTCTTGCTGCTTCATATGCTTGGAAGTCCATTAGGTTCATTGGATGACCGAAGATCTTCTAGGGCATGGAGGACAAGGCGACGCTCTTCAATGCGTCGTTATTTATGGGGTGAGAACTTGTTAGGCACTCAAGAATATGACGACTGGAACTCAGACAACGACATCCTTACACGAAGAAGGCGTAGGAGGATAACTAGACCCAGACATGACGAGGAGCATCAACAATAA